In Neorhizobium galegae, the following proteins share a genomic window:
- a CDS encoding winged helix-turn-helix domain-containing protein: protein MSARVLLVDDDESFRLILQKALVADSFVVSMLASGAEISNRLKAVPPDILVMSSDLPGVQGLEVCREVRLDPVLSRLPIILLVPSGGEGLHLTALAAGADDCLMKPFSPVELVVRVKNLLRRVNPALLDHMLKVGDLTLDREAHRVHRQKREVKLGPKEFKLLEFLMRTPGKVYSRSELKASLWGDDTTVDERAIDVHIGRLRKVISLGKSDNVIRTVRGTGYALGDF, encoded by the coding sequence ATGAGCGCGCGGGTCCTGTTGGTCGACGACGACGAGTCGTTCCGTCTGATATTGCAGAAAGCCCTCGTGGCCGACAGCTTCGTCGTGTCGATGCTGGCAAGTGGAGCCGAGATCTCGAATCGCTTGAAAGCCGTTCCGCCGGATATCCTGGTCATGAGTTCGGACCTTCCGGGCGTGCAAGGTCTCGAGGTCTGCCGCGAGGTGCGTCTCGATCCCGTCCTGTCGCGCCTTCCGATCATCCTCCTCGTGCCGTCGGGTGGCGAAGGCCTTCACCTTACCGCGCTGGCGGCGGGCGCCGACGATTGCCTCATGAAGCCATTTTCCCCGGTCGAGCTCGTCGTCCGTGTGAAGAACCTGCTCAGGCGCGTCAATCCCGCCCTCCTGGACCATATGCTCAAGGTCGGCGATCTCACGCTCGACCGGGAAGCCCATCGGGTTCACCGGCAGAAACGGGAGGTCAAGCTCGGGCCGAAGGAATTCAAGCTTCTTGAATTCCTGATGCGGACACCGGGCAAGGTCTATTCCCGCTCGGAGCTCAAGGCATCCCTGTGGGGCGACGACACGACCGTCGACGAGCGCGCGATCGATGTCCATATCGGCCGGCTTCGCAAAGTCATCAGCCTTGGCAAGTCCGACAACGTGATCCGGACCGTACGTGGCACCGGATACGCTTTGGGCGATTTCTGA
- a CDS encoding substrate-binding domain-containing protein, with protein MKKYLGSCAVAAILLATAGVATARDQVQVAGSSTVLPYAKIVAEAFGEAFPKFKTPIVESGGTGAGLKEFCKGVGEATIDIANASRPINKSEAEACKAAGVSDVQEIRIGYDGIVFATASSNGDMKLEPKDIYKALAAQVVVDGKLVANPYKNWSEINPTLPKGPIAAYIPGEKHGTREVFELNVLAAGCKDSGATDVIAKEIAEKAAQAKACVAVRKDGVAVDIDGDYTETLARIAANKTGVGVFGLAFYENNADKLKVATMRGIKPTAATIADGTYPVSRPLFFYVKKAHLGVVPGLKEYVEFFLSDDMIGPDSPLIEYGLVAAPDAQREQARKDFTAGKSM; from the coding sequence ATGAAGAAGTATCTAGGAAGCTGCGCTGTAGCCGCAATTCTGCTGGCCACCGCAGGCGTTGCAACGGCTCGCGATCAGGTTCAGGTTGCCGGTTCCTCCACCGTTCTTCCCTATGCGAAGATCGTTGCGGAAGCTTTCGGCGAAGCCTTCCCGAAATTCAAGACCCCGATCGTCGAGTCGGGCGGCACCGGCGCTGGCCTCAAGGAATTCTGCAAGGGCGTCGGCGAAGCCACGATCGACATTGCAAATGCTTCCCGCCCGATCAACAAGTCTGAAGCCGAAGCCTGCAAGGCCGCCGGCGTCAGCGACGTCCAGGAAATCCGCATCGGCTACGACGGTATCGTTTTCGCGACTGCCAGCAGCAACGGTGACATGAAGCTCGAGCCGAAGGACATCTACAAGGCTCTCGCTGCTCAGGTCGTTGTTGACGGCAAGCTCGTCGCCAACCCCTACAAGAACTGGTCGGAGATCAATCCGACGCTTCCGAAGGGCCCGATCGCCGCCTACATCCCGGGCGAAAAGCACGGCACCCGCGAAGTTTTCGAACTGAACGTTCTTGCCGCAGGCTGCAAGGATTCCGGCGCAACCGACGTCATCGCCAAGGAAATCGCTGAGAAGGCTGCCCAGGCCAAGGCTTGCGTTGCTGTTCGCAAGGACGGCGTTGCCGTGGACATCGACGGCGACTACACCGAGACGCTCGCTCGTATCGCTGCCAACAAGACCGGCGTCGGCGTATTCGGCCTCGCTTTCTACGAAAACAACGCCGACAAGCTGAAGGTCGCCACCATGCGCGGCATCAAGCCGACCGCGGCCACGATCGCTGACGGCACCTATCCGGTTTCCCGTCCGCTGTTCTTCTACGTCAAGAAGGCTCACCTGGGCGTCGTCCCGGGCCTCAAGGAATACGTCGAGTTCTTCCTCTCCGACGACATGATCGGCCCTGACTCGCCGCTCATCGAGTACGGTCTGGTTGCCGCTCCGGACGCGCAGCGCGAACAGGCCCGCAAGGACTTTACCGCTGGCAAGTCCATGTAA
- a CDS encoding flavodoxin — protein sequence MSHKIPKRTLLKAISLTAAGVAIPRVPALAAPQPRVLVAYFSRTGNTRVIAKQIRRARDATLFEIIAATPYPEDYQATVAQAAAETKSAYLPPLTHFVADIQSYDTIFLGFPIWGMTAPPVIRSFLLAHDLAGKQVVPFMTHGGYGPGNSISVVGAHAPKAIVRPGFSLEADQEKRTQDTVSTWLDTVPRSD from the coding sequence GTGAGCCATAAGATCCCGAAACGCACGCTCTTGAAGGCGATATCGTTGACGGCCGCAGGTGTGGCCATACCCCGGGTGCCGGCACTCGCAGCTCCGCAGCCCCGCGTGCTGGTGGCCTATTTCTCCCGAACCGGGAACACACGGGTGATCGCGAAACAGATCCGGCGTGCCCGCGATGCCACGCTCTTTGAAATCATAGCGGCCACGCCCTATCCGGAGGATTACCAGGCAACGGTCGCCCAGGCTGCGGCAGAGACCAAATCCGCCTATCTGCCGCCCCTCACGCATTTCGTTGCCGACATTCAATCCTACGACACGATCTTCCTGGGCTTCCCCATCTGGGGAATGACCGCGCCGCCGGTGATCCGATCATTCCTGCTGGCCCACGACCTGGCGGGAAAGCAGGTCGTTCCGTTCATGACCCACGGCGGTTACGGCCCGGGCAACAGCATCAGCGTCGTCGGGGCTCATGCCCCCAAGGCAATCGTCCGCCCCGGCTTTTCCCTGGAGGCCGATCAGGAGAAGCGCACGCAGGACACGGTCTCGACCTGGCTCGACACCGTGCCGCGGAGCGACTGA
- the pstB gene encoding phosphate ABC transporter ATP-binding protein PstB produces the protein MNMMSESAVEKALDQKMSDASHKMIGKDVSVYYGEKRALFDVNLNVRENTVTALIGPSGCGKSTFLRCLNRMNDTIENCRVTGKITLDADDIYDNNIDVVELRARVGMVFQKPNPFPKTIYENISYGPRIHGLSKNKADMDQIVEASLQRAGLWGEVKDRLHESGTGLSGGQQQRLCIARAIAVSPEVILMDEPCSALDPIATAKVEELIHELRANYTIVIVTHSMQQAARVSQRTAMFHLGQLVEENDTDKMFTNPDDQRTQDYIMGRFG, from the coding sequence ATGAATATGATGTCAGAATCGGCAGTAGAAAAGGCGCTGGACCAAAAGATGAGCGATGCTTCCCACAAGATGATCGGCAAGGACGTTTCGGTTTATTACGGTGAAAAGCGTGCGCTTTTCGACGTGAACCTCAACGTCCGCGAAAACACTGTGACGGCTCTCATCGGTCCTTCCGGCTGCGGCAAGTCCACCTTCCTGCGCTGCCTCAACCGCATGAACGACACGATCGAGAATTGCCGCGTCACCGGCAAGATCACCCTCGACGCGGACGATATCTACGACAATAACATCGACGTCGTGGAACTTCGCGCCCGCGTCGGCATGGTGTTCCAGAAGCCGAACCCGTTCCCGAAGACCATCTACGAGAACATTTCCTACGGTCCGCGCATCCACGGTCTTTCCAAGAACAAGGCCGACATGGATCAGATCGTCGAGGCGAGCCTGCAGCGCGCCGGTCTCTGGGGTGAAGTCAAGGATCGCCTGCACGAATCCGGCACCGGCCTCTCCGGCGGTCAGCAGCAGCGCCTGTGCATCGCCCGCGCGATCGCCGTGTCGCCGGAAGTCATCCTCATGGACGAACCCTGCTCGGCTCTCGACCCGATCGCGACCGCCAAGGTCGAGGAACTCATCCATGAACTGCGTGCCAACTACACGATCGTGATCGTGACGCACTCGATGCAGCAGGCTGCCCGCGTCTCGCAGCGCACCGCCATGTTCCATCTCGGCCAGCTCGTCGAGGAGAACGACACCGACAAGATGTTCACCAATCCCGACGACCAGCGCACCCAGGATTACATCATGGGCCGTTTCGGCTGA
- the phoU gene encoding phosphate signaling complex protein PhoU: MASTHILSAYDDELKYLSRRISEMGGLAEQMCSDAVRALVNSDAALAQKVISDDVILDHAEREIGDKAIITIARRQPVAADLREIVGSLRIASDLERVGDLGKNTAKRVIAVQGTGVPRKLARGLEHLSDLALVQLKDVLDVYSTRSAEKAEAIRSRDEEIDAMYTSLFRELLTYMMEDPRNITTCTHLLFCAKNIERIGDHATNIAETIYYMTTGAQPEGDRPKDDSSNTLGAITE, from the coding sequence ATGGCATCGACCCATATCCTGTCGGCTTATGACGACGAACTGAAATACCTGAGCCGCCGCATCTCCGAAATGGGCGGCCTCGCCGAGCAGATGTGCTCGGACGCCGTGCGGGCGTTGGTCAATTCCGACGCAGCACTCGCGCAGAAGGTCATCTCCGACGACGTGATCCTCGATCACGCCGAGCGCGAGATCGGCGACAAGGCGATCATCACGATCGCCCGCCGCCAGCCGGTTGCAGCCGACCTTCGCGAGATCGTCGGTTCGCTGCGCATCGCCTCCGATCTGGAGCGCGTCGGCGACCTTGGCAAGAACACCGCCAAGCGCGTCATCGCGGTTCAGGGCACCGGCGTTCCGCGCAAGCTCGCCCGCGGTCTGGAGCATCTCTCCGATCTTGCCCTCGTGCAGCTCAAGGACGTCCTCGACGTCTATTCGACGCGTTCGGCGGAGAAGGCCGAGGCGATCCGCAGCCGCGACGAGGAAATCGACGCGATGTACACCTCGCTGTTCCGCGAACTCCTCACCTACATGATGGAGGATCCGCGCAACATCACCACCTGCACGCATCTTCTGTTCTGCGCCAAGAACATCGAGCGTATCGGCGACCACGCCACCAACATCGCCGAGACCATCTACTACATGACGACAGGCGCCCAGCCGGAAGGCGATCGTCCGAAGGACGATTCGTCGAACACGCTCGGCGCGATCACCGAATAG
- a CDS encoding carboxylesterase/lipase family protein, which yields MKIGQQTRRKFLSTLAVGLAAPVFFRGSVSMAAQSATVGIRNGVLRGSFAKGAFGFKGVPYAASTAGANRFKAPQPVQDWSGERDATKYGPLSPQINTGMSGPVFGWYNQNEPLGEDCCVLNVFTPDLDRNANRPVMFYIHGGGYINGGGGGAGLDGSNLARYGDVVVVTINHRLNAFGYTNLSHLDAERFGDAANAGNLDIVAALVWVRDNIAAFGGDPGSVTVFGQSGGGSKIMTLLAMPKAQGLFHRAISMSGAAGLNVDPAEAMEPYANAFIRELGVDPNNLAVAQQIPMQTVLDSRNRAVAASFEGARPVIDGKHIVTRPMTAEGLAMHAKVPLMMGSTKTEASLFFQSDMRNFKLTDDQMRMRMRTVFKIGDRKVDAIVAAYRQASPEMTPSDILVAVASDVQFRLPLTGAAETKSGASGQAPVYMYSFNWPIPWENGVLGSPHAVDIPFAFGTVNEAGEMTGSGDEAMETSMNLMSAFANFARTGNPNNDRMPEWKPYDAAARTTMLIGATCEAATDWRGDALREVSALKIDPFNRAALYKYES from the coding sequence ATGAAAATCGGGCAGCAGACCAGACGCAAGTTCCTTTCCACCCTGGCAGTCGGCCTGGCCGCGCCAGTCTTTTTCAGAGGCAGCGTGTCGATGGCGGCCCAATCCGCAACCGTCGGGATCAGGAATGGCGTCCTGCGCGGCTCCTTTGCAAAGGGGGCCTTCGGCTTCAAGGGGGTCCCCTATGCCGCAAGCACGGCCGGTGCCAATCGCTTCAAGGCTCCGCAACCGGTGCAGGACTGGTCAGGCGAGCGCGATGCCACGAAATACGGCCCCCTCAGCCCGCAGATCAACACCGGAATGAGCGGGCCTGTGTTCGGCTGGTATAACCAGAACGAGCCGCTCGGCGAGGACTGCTGCGTCCTCAACGTTTTCACGCCCGACCTGGACAGGAATGCCAATCGCCCGGTGATGTTCTATATCCATGGCGGTGGATACATCAACGGCGGGGGAGGCGGTGCCGGCCTCGACGGGAGCAATCTCGCCCGCTACGGCGACGTCGTGGTCGTCACGATCAACCACCGCCTCAACGCATTCGGCTACACCAACCTGTCCCACCTCGATGCCGAGCGTTTCGGCGACGCAGCCAATGCCGGCAATCTCGACATCGTTGCGGCACTGGTATGGGTCCGCGACAACATCGCTGCATTCGGCGGAGACCCCGGCAGCGTAACCGTCTTCGGACAGTCCGGCGGCGGGTCGAAGATCATGACCCTGCTGGCCATGCCGAAGGCCCAAGGATTGTTCCATCGCGCCATCAGCATGAGCGGCGCGGCCGGCCTCAACGTCGATCCGGCGGAGGCCATGGAGCCTTATGCCAACGCGTTCATCAGGGAGCTCGGTGTCGATCCGAACAACCTCGCGGTGGCGCAGCAGATCCCGATGCAGACCGTGCTCGACTCGCGCAACCGTGCCGTGGCCGCCTCGTTCGAAGGCGCCCGCCCGGTCATCGACGGAAAGCACATCGTCACCCGTCCGATGACGGCGGAAGGCCTCGCAATGCATGCCAAGGTGCCGCTCATGATGGGGAGCACCAAGACGGAGGCCAGCCTGTTCTTCCAGAGCGACATGCGGAACTTCAAGCTCACCGACGACCAGATGCGGATGAGGATGCGCACGGTGTTCAAGATCGGCGACCGGAAGGTCGATGCCATCGTGGCGGCGTACCGCCAGGCGTCACCCGAGATGACCCCGTCCGACATCCTGGTCGCCGTCGCCTCCGACGTACAGTTCCGTCTTCCGTTGACGGGGGCCGCCGAGACCAAGTCGGGCGCATCCGGCCAGGCTCCCGTCTACATGTACAGTTTCAACTGGCCCATCCCGTGGGAAAACGGCGTGCTCGGCTCGCCGCATGCCGTCGATATCCCGTTTGCGTTCGGCACCGTGAACGAGGCCGGGGAGATGACCGGGTCGGGCGACGAGGCAATGGAGACCTCCATGAACCTGATGTCGGCATTCGCGAACTTCGCGCGGACCGGAAACCCGAACAACGATCGCATGCCGGAATGGAAGCCGTACGACGCCGCGGCGAGGACGACGATGCTCATTGGTGCGACGTGTGAGGCGGCTACGGATTGGCGGGGTGACGCCCTCCGGGAGGTCTCGGCGCTGAAGATCGATCCGTTCAATCGCGCGGCGCTCTACAAATACGAGTCCTGA
- the pstC gene encoding phosphate ABC transporter permease subunit PstC produces the protein MNTSLILLILAIIGIAGYVAGARYAMALVGGISSKLHSRPGYYGSFVAVWAILPAVVILFVWLVASPMYISSSVRGAFPEEVKTQSQAEQGLSYGMITSIARGMNALTGDEIARIENSPVELRAALGAKGVPLAGDPQPFMVKAAAELNRMTFVSRILMTIVVLGVSIGGALFAYRQIAPRFRARNRVEKVVLGSLVVASSIAILTTVGIVASMLTEATHFFTAIPAWEFFFGTVWDPRFAAAGSGGSEGQFGLIPLLLGTLYIGFVAMLFAVPIGLFSAIYMSEYASPKVRAVAKPLLEVLAGIPTIVYGFFALTTVGPFLRDISSQLNGLVTGDYANFIQAQSVLTAGFVMGIMLIPYVSSLSDDIITAVPRALRDGSLGLGATRSETIKKVVLPAALPGIVGALLMTASRAVGETMIVVLAAGVAARLQINPFEPMTTVTVKIVNQLTGDLEFTSPQTLVAFALGITLFAITLCLNIYALYIVRKYREQYE, from the coding sequence ATGAACACATCACTAATATTGTTGATTTTGGCGATAATCGGCATAGCCGGTTACGTCGCCGGTGCCCGGTATGCAATGGCACTGGTCGGAGGAATTTCCTCCAAACTTCATTCGCGGCCTGGATATTACGGTTCTTTTGTCGCCGTCTGGGCGATCTTGCCGGCCGTCGTCATTCTTTTTGTCTGGCTGGTCGCCAGCCCCATGTATATCAGCTCCTCGGTGCGCGGTGCGTTTCCCGAAGAGGTGAAAACCCAATCGCAGGCCGAGCAGGGCCTGAGCTACGGCATGATCACCTCGATTGCCCGCGGCATGAATGCGCTGACCGGCGACGAGATCGCCCGCATCGAGAATAGTCCGGTGGAGCTTCGTGCAGCGCTTGGCGCCAAGGGCGTTCCGCTTGCGGGTGATCCGCAGCCCTTCATGGTCAAGGCGGCTGCCGAACTGAACAGGATGACCTTCGTCAGCCGTATCCTGATGACGATCGTCGTTCTGGGGGTTTCCATCGGCGGCGCCCTCTTCGCCTATCGCCAGATCGCGCCGCGCTTCCGCGCCCGCAACCGGGTGGAAAAAGTGGTTCTCGGCAGCCTCGTCGTCGCTTCTTCGATCGCTATTCTGACCACGGTCGGCATCGTCGCATCGATGCTGACCGAAGCTACTCACTTCTTCACCGCCATTCCCGCCTGGGAATTCTTCTTCGGCACGGTATGGGATCCGCGTTTTGCGGCTGCGGGCTCGGGTGGCTCCGAAGGTCAGTTCGGCCTCATTCCGCTGCTGCTCGGCACGCTCTATATCGGTTTCGTCGCGATGCTCTTCGCGGTTCCGATCGGCCTCTTTTCGGCAATCTACATGTCGGAATACGCCTCGCCGAAAGTCCGCGCGGTTGCCAAGCCGCTGCTCGAAGTGCTTGCCGGCATTCCGACCATCGTCTACGGCTTCTTCGCATTGACGACGGTCGGTCCGTTCCTTCGCGACATTTCTTCGCAGCTGAACGGCCTGGTCACCGGCGACTACGCCAACTTCATCCAGGCACAGAGCGTTCTGACGGCCGGTTTCGTCATGGGCATCATGCTGATCCCCTACGTCTCCTCGCTGTCGGACGACATCATCACCGCAGTGCCGCGTGCCCTGCGTGACGGCTCGCTCGGTCTCGGCGCCACCCGGTCGGAAACCATCAAGAAGGTCGTCCTGCCGGCCGCTCTGCCGGGCATCGTCGGCGCGCTCCTGATGACCGCATCGCGCGCCGTCGGCGAAACCATGATCGTCGTGCTTGCGGCCGGTGTCGCCGCCCGCCTGCAGATCAATCCGTTCGAGCCGATGACGACCGTGACCGTCAAGATCGTCAACCAGCTGACGGGTGACCTCGAGTTCACCTCGCCGCAGACCCTGGTTGCCTTCGCGCTGGGCATCACGCTGTTCGCCATCACGCTTTGCCTCAACATCTACGCGCTCTATATCGTGCGCAAATACCGGGAGCAGTACGAATGA
- the phoB gene encoding phosphate regulon transcriptional regulator PhoB, translating to MLPKIAVVEDEEALSVLLRYNLEAEGYEVDTVLRGDEAEIRLQERVPDLLILDWMLPGVSGIELCRRLRMRPETERLPIIMLTARGEESERVRGLATGADDYVVKPFSTPELMARVKAMLRRARPEVLSSVLRCGDIELDRETHRVHRKSREVRLGPTEFRLLEFLMAAPGRVFSRSQLLDGVWGHDIYVDERTVDVHVGRLRKALNFSNMQDVIRTVRGAGYSMET from the coding sequence ATGCTGCCAAAAATCGCTGTCGTAGAAGACGAAGAAGCGCTGAGCGTGCTTCTTCGCTACAATCTGGAAGCCGAGGGTTATGAGGTCGATACCGTTTTGCGGGGCGACGAAGCCGAAATTCGGCTTCAGGAGCGGGTACCGGACCTTCTGATCCTGGACTGGATGCTGCCCGGCGTTTCCGGCATCGAACTCTGCCGCCGGCTGCGCATGCGCCCGGAAACGGAGCGCCTGCCGATCATCATGCTGACGGCCCGTGGCGAGGAGAGCGAACGTGTTCGCGGCCTCGCCACCGGTGCCGACGACTATGTGGTAAAACCCTTCTCGACGCCGGAACTGATGGCGCGCGTCAAGGCCATGCTGCGCCGGGCCCGTCCCGAAGTGCTCTCCAGCGTGCTCCGCTGCGGGGATATCGAACTCGATCGGGAAACCCATCGCGTTCACCGCAAGAGCCGCGAAGTGCGTCTTGGCCCGACCGAATTCCGCCTGCTCGAATTCCTGATGGCGGCGCCGGGGCGGGTCTTCTCCCGCTCGCAGCTTCTGGACGGCGTCTGGGGTCACGACATCTATGTCGACGAGCGTACGGTCGATGTCCATGTGGGAAGACTTCGCAAGGCACTCAACTTCTCCAACATGCAGGATGTCATCCGCACCGTCCGCGGTGCCGGATACTCCATGGAAACATAG
- the pstA gene encoding phosphate ABC transporter permease PstA, with translation MTDVVSPAAGIPKAKAVRRDIGIKGRYAAERRFRAYGIAALSFGIIFLMLLLWSVVSKGYTAFQQTMITMPVEFSQQIIDPQNERTTNPQKLMTANYPVVARNALAKLLNVSVDDRVAARAVSQMLSDGVRVQLRDLVVANPAIIGTTQTVTLLASGDIDSAYKGQIDLTVSQENRKINDQQLGWMTQLSDSGALAKHFNSGIFVNGASSRPEAAGVGVALIGSFYMMLIVLVLALPIGVAASIYLEEFAPKNKFTDLIEVNINNLAAVPSIVYGLLGLAVFVNFMGLPRSASLVGGLVLTLMTLPTIIIATRAALKAVPPSIRAAALGLGASKMQTIFHHVLPLAMPGILTGTIIGLAHALGETAPLLLIGMVAFVANYPTTPLDPSTALPVQIYMWANEAERAFVERTSGAIIILLLFLILMNVGAILLRRRFERRW, from the coding sequence ATGACCGATGTGGTTTCTCCCGCCGCCGGCATCCCCAAGGCCAAGGCCGTCCGTCGCGATATCGGCATCAAGGGCCGTTACGCCGCCGAGCGTCGCTTCCGTGCCTATGGCATCGCCGCGCTTTCCTTCGGCATCATCTTCCTGATGCTTCTGCTGTGGTCGGTGGTCTCCAAGGGATACACCGCCTTCCAGCAGACCATGATCACCATGCCGGTCGAGTTTTCGCAGCAGATCATCGACCCGCAGAACGAACGGACCACCAACCCGCAGAAGCTGATGACGGCGAACTATCCGGTCGTCGCCCGCAACGCTCTCGCCAAGCTGCTCAACGTCAGCGTGGACGACCGTGTCGCAGCCCGCGCAGTCAGCCAGATGCTGTCGGATGGCGTGCGTGTTCAGCTGCGTGACCTGGTCGTCGCCAATCCGGCGATCATCGGCACGACGCAGACGGTCACCCTGCTTGCTTCCGGCGATATCGACTCGGCCTACAAGGGTCAGATCGACCTCACCGTCAGCCAGGAGAACCGCAAGATCAACGACCAGCAGCTCGGCTGGATGACGCAGCTCTCCGACAGCGGCGCGCTCGCCAAGCATTTCAACAGCGGCATTTTCGTCAACGGCGCATCGAGCCGTCCGGAAGCGGCCGGCGTCGGCGTCGCGCTCATCGGCTCGTTCTACATGATGCTGATCGTGCTCGTCTTGGCTCTGCCGATCGGCGTCGCGGCCTCGATCTATCTCGAGGAGTTCGCGCCGAAGAACAAGTTCACCGACCTGATCGAGGTGAATATCAACAACCTCGCGGCCGTTCCCTCGATCGTCTACGGTCTTCTCGGTCTGGCGGTCTTCGTCAACTTCATGGGCCTGCCCCGTTCCGCCTCCTTGGTCGGTGGTCTGGTGCTCACCCTCATGACGCTGCCGACGATCATCATCGCGACCCGCGCGGCACTGAAGGCCGTGCCGCCGTCGATCCGCGCGGCCGCCCTCGGGCTCGGCGCATCGAAGATGCAGACGATCTTCCACCATGTCCTGCCGCTTGCCATGCCGGGCATCCTGACCGGCACCATCATCGGCCTGGCCCACGCACTCGGCGAAACCGCGCCGCTGCTCCTGATCGGCATGGTGGCCTTCGTCGCCAACTATCCGACCACGCCGCTCGACCCGTCGACGGCGCTGCCGGTCCAGATCTACATGTGGGCGAACGAAGCGGAGCGCGCGTTCGTCGAGCGTACCTCGGGAGCAATCATCATCCTGCTCCTGTTCCTCATCCTAATGAATGTTGGCGCAATTCTCTTGCGGCGTCGCTTCGAGCGGCGCTGGTAG